The following proteins are co-located in the Osmia lignaria lignaria isolate PbOS001 chromosome 12, iyOsmLign1, whole genome shotgun sequence genome:
- the LOC117602682 gene encoding uncharacterized protein LOC117602682 isoform X2 yields MLIYDVLHKETVYHSVVSDLRNYGVKYRFKKSMFKTEILEGTKQISKKVFKTSLSYQPLDVVNLSSGGIVHVPVFISQATAFLEKYITQEGLFRKAGSQLRQKELMICLDNGDILGDKHHAIDVANCLKTFLRDLPEPLIPYVYHDLFIHCAMLKTFRVQALLLACILLPPHHLNTLAYFMEFLKKVSLYEKQNKMNVDNLAKVIGPNVMPLQEVSMSAVRTRLELHLIIVKILIENAESIGILPDHITQAVSMETIGSTDNELDVSGSHLHSKLRKKKHRSGSLTRVFNGLKKMVGKNSAPEDDNVSDNQRIPENYDALHASNNKSTKKRKVEYSDSQTAKKKRNSDKTDKSKKMRLSLDRFVPRKSKINDEGTETYTERRWSSVNDKSDSQRTHRTYSDGSSQMKLILKNNETSNDLHREYNNVFIDANINLSDDNDEQALLAKKSDISKSHPQINLNSEELKIANNFDQMYLYPLKNRVTVNNLETYSRIKVTSVDNESEEYVTIPKSEYEEIKNRVSAIESRLSQELGCVNDEEKDNLSPHSVKKVQTAYEKTLEEASIESTVTTDYLARKLGKELKIRRSGEHKIIRSPSARKIGNLRRRSQERMMSKRVKRTSSWHISHGSDLQSHVQSNQELNNAYLHNEKHFSPNYIKDDTISTSFWEEDKNVIINNVRKKLNNSSALASNDDLNYIATEALPIKNRIHTTVRRVSSFHGNEFTNTNTYSVEKVEKLKKTNSQQSIILNNTSATKSTPKFDGWRKATMSWKDAEGYFTSATQTNTPVTQTGRASIAKLRTQNAGMVLAKAKLFDECTTKVYGQNAILNKKNDLLSTTNDQCRKSSRNVKNKNSRHSPSQIIVETENATSNLIQKGGKTCYYISQNKQLNMISNATNHQKENITVKTPPSVKKGSPLLQESRLSTYKADSNALCKTPHIKKPLTVKTPKSAKALVKKPTVDSRRTPLKAVSQLGTSKYQSPKSILKTRTVHRYT; encoded by the exons ATGTTAATTTACGATGTTTTACATAAAGAAACTGTATATCATTCAGTCGTTAGCGACCTCCGTAACTATGGGGTTAAATACCGATTTAAAAAGAGTATGTTTAAAACTGAAATACTGGAGGGAActaaacaaatttcgaaaaaagTTTTTAAGACTTCTTTATCCTATCAACCATTAGATGTTGTGAATTTATCTTCGGGTGGTATTGTTCACGTACCCGTTTTTATTAGTCAAGCAACtgcatttttagaaaaatatattactcAAGAAGGGTTGTTCAGGAAAGCAGGATCTCAACTAAGACAAAAAGAATTAATGATCTGTTTAGATAATGGTGATATATTAGGAGATAAACACCATGCAATTGATgtagctaattgtttaaaaacttTTCTCAGGGATTTACCAGAACCATTAATCCCTTATGTATATcatgatttatttatacattgtgCTATGCTTAAAACATTTCGTGTACAAGCATTGTTATTAGCTTGTATTCTCTTGCCACCGCACCATCTTAATACATTAGCATATTTTATGGAATTTCTGAAAAAAGTATCTCTATAtgagaaacaaaataaaatgaatgttGATAATTTAGCTAAAGTTATTGGACCAAATGTTATGCCTTTACAAGAAGTTAGTATGTCTGCTGTAAGAACACGTCttgaattacatttaattattgttaag attttaattgaaaatgcaGAGAGTATTGGTATTTTACCAGATCATATAACACAAGCTGTTTCTATGGAAACAATTGGTAGCACAGACAATGAATTAGATGTATCTGGTAGTCATTTGCATTCAAAgttgaggaaaaaaaaacaTCGCAGTGGAAGTCTTACAC gaGTATTTAATGGTTTAAAAAAGATGGTTGGCAAGAATAGTGCACCTGAAGATGATAATGTATCTGATAATCAAAGAATTCCTGAAAATTATGATGCATTGCATGCATCAAATAATAAAAGtaccaaaaaaagaaaagttgaaTACTCAGATTCTCAAACTGCAAAGAAAAA GAGGAATTCAGATAAAACTGATAAATCTAAGAAAATGAGACTCAGCTTGGATCGTTTTGTACCAAGGAAATCA aaaattaacGATGAAGGTACCGAAACATATACGGAACGACGGTGGAGTTCCGTTAATGATAAATCTGATTCACAAAGAACACATAGAACATACAGCGATGGTTCATCAcagatgaaattaattttaaaaaataacgaaACGTCAAATGATCTTCATAGAGAGTATAACAACGTTTTCATTGACGCAAACATTAATTTATCGGATGATAATGACGAGCAGGCCTTGTTAGCAAAAAAAAGTGATATTAGTAAATCTCATCCACAAATTAACTTAAATTCAGAAGAATTAAAGATtgcgaataattttgatcaaatGTATTTATACCCGCTAAAGAACAGAGTAACCGTAAATAATCTGGAAACATATTCACGTATTAAAGTCACATCTGTGGACAACGAGTCTGAAGAATATGTTACAATACCGAAaagcgaatatgaggaaattaaaaatagggTTTCAGCGATTGAATCTCGCCTTTCTCAAGAGCTTGGATGCGTGAATGATGAGGAAAAAGATAATTTATCACCACACTCTGTAAAAAAAGTACAAACTGCCTATGAAAAAACTTTAGAAGAAGCTAGTATTGAAAGTACGGTAACAACCGACTATTTAGCTAGGAAACTTGGTAAAGAACTTAAAATTAGAAGATCGGGCGAACATAAAATTATCCGATCTCCAAGTGCTCGAAAAATAGGAAATTTAAGAAGACGATCACAGGAGAGAATGATGAG TAAACGTGTTAAGCGAACTTCTTCGTGGCATATTTCTCATGGATCAGATTTACAGTCGCATGTACAATCTAATCAAGAATTAAATAATGCTTATCTCCATAATGAGAAACATTTTTCACCAAATTATATAAAAGatgatactatatctacttcTTTTTGGGAAGAAGacaaaaatgtaataataaataatgtacgTAAAAAACTTAACAATTCAAGTGCACTTGCATCAAACGACGATTTAAATTATATTGCAACTGAAGCACTTCCAATAAAGAATAGAATACACACGACAGTACGCCGGGTGTCATCTTTCCATGGTAATGAATTTACAAATACAAATACATATTCCgttgaaaaagttgaaaaattgaagaagacAAACAGTCAGcaaagtattattttaaataatacatcTGCCACTAAATCGACTCCGAAATTTGATGGTTGGAGAAAAGCAACTATGTCCTGGAAAGATGCTGAGGGATATTTTACCTCGGCTACCCAAACGAATACCCCGGTTACTCAAACTGGTCGTGCATCGATTGCGAAATTAAGAACTCAAAATGCTGGAATGGTATTAGCTAAAGCTAAATTATTCGATGAATGTACAACAAAAGTATACGGACAAAAtgctattttaaataaaaaaaatgatttactAAGTACAACTAATGATCAGTGTCGAAAGTCGAGCAGAaatgtaaaaaacaaaaactcGAGGCATTCACCTTCTCAAATTATAGTGGAAACAGAAAACGCGACTTCAAATTTGATTCAGAAAGGTGGTAAAACGTGTTATTACATTTCTCAAAATAAGCAACTTAATATGATTTCTAATGCAACAAATCACCAGAAGGAGAATATTACTGTAAAAACACCGCCTTCGGTAAAAAAAGGGTCTCCGTTATTGCAGGAGTCAAGGTTGAGTACGTACAAAGCCGATAGCAATGCACTATGTAAAACTCCACATATTAAGAAACCATTGACTGTAAAAACACCTAAAAGTGCTAAGGCACTAGTAAAAAAGCCTACAGTAGATTCTCGTAGAACGCCTCTAAAGGCTGTTAGTCAGTTAGGAACATCAAAATATCAAAGTCCTAAAAGTATTTTGAAAACAAGAACTGTTCATAGATATACTTAA
- the LOC117602682 gene encoding uncharacterized protein LOC117602682 isoform X1, with amino-acid sequence MLIYDVLHKETVYHSVVSDLRNYGVKYRFKKSMFKTEILEGTKQISKKVFKTSLSYQPLDVVNLSSGGIVHVPVFISQATAFLEKYITQEGLFRKAGSQLRQKELMICLDNGDILGDKHHAIDVANCLKTFLRDLPEPLIPYVYHDLFIHCAMLKTFRVQALLLACILLPPHHLNTLAYFMEFLKKVSLYEKQNKMNVDNLAKVIGPNVMPLQEVSMSAVRTRLELHLIIVKILIENAESIGILPDHITQAVSMETIGSTDNELDVSGSHLHSKLRKKKHRSGSLTRKPHLSASNLNLRVFNGLKKMVGKNSAPEDDNVSDNQRIPENYDALHASNNKSTKKRKVEYSDSQTAKKKRNSDKTDKSKKMRLSLDRFVPRKSKINDEGTETYTERRWSSVNDKSDSQRTHRTYSDGSSQMKLILKNNETSNDLHREYNNVFIDANINLSDDNDEQALLAKKSDISKSHPQINLNSEELKIANNFDQMYLYPLKNRVTVNNLETYSRIKVTSVDNESEEYVTIPKSEYEEIKNRVSAIESRLSQELGCVNDEEKDNLSPHSVKKVQTAYEKTLEEASIESTVTTDYLARKLGKELKIRRSGEHKIIRSPSARKIGNLRRRSQERMMSKRVKRTSSWHISHGSDLQSHVQSNQELNNAYLHNEKHFSPNYIKDDTISTSFWEEDKNVIINNVRKKLNNSSALASNDDLNYIATEALPIKNRIHTTVRRVSSFHGNEFTNTNTYSVEKVEKLKKTNSQQSIILNNTSATKSTPKFDGWRKATMSWKDAEGYFTSATQTNTPVTQTGRASIAKLRTQNAGMVLAKAKLFDECTTKVYGQNAILNKKNDLLSTTNDQCRKSSRNVKNKNSRHSPSQIIVETENATSNLIQKGGKTCYYISQNKQLNMISNATNHQKENITVKTPPSVKKGSPLLQESRLSTYKADSNALCKTPHIKKPLTVKTPKSAKALVKKPTVDSRRTPLKAVSQLGTSKYQSPKSILKTRTVHRYT; translated from the exons ATGTTAATTTACGATGTTTTACATAAAGAAACTGTATATCATTCAGTCGTTAGCGACCTCCGTAACTATGGGGTTAAATACCGATTTAAAAAGAGTATGTTTAAAACTGAAATACTGGAGGGAActaaacaaatttcgaaaaaagTTTTTAAGACTTCTTTATCCTATCAACCATTAGATGTTGTGAATTTATCTTCGGGTGGTATTGTTCACGTACCCGTTTTTATTAGTCAAGCAACtgcatttttagaaaaatatattactcAAGAAGGGTTGTTCAGGAAAGCAGGATCTCAACTAAGACAAAAAGAATTAATGATCTGTTTAGATAATGGTGATATATTAGGAGATAAACACCATGCAATTGATgtagctaattgtttaaaaacttTTCTCAGGGATTTACCAGAACCATTAATCCCTTATGTATATcatgatttatttatacattgtgCTATGCTTAAAACATTTCGTGTACAAGCATTGTTATTAGCTTGTATTCTCTTGCCACCGCACCATCTTAATACATTAGCATATTTTATGGAATTTCTGAAAAAAGTATCTCTATAtgagaaacaaaataaaatgaatgttGATAATTTAGCTAAAGTTATTGGACCAAATGTTATGCCTTTACAAGAAGTTAGTATGTCTGCTGTAAGAACACGTCttgaattacatttaattattgttaag attttaattgaaaatgcaGAGAGTATTGGTATTTTACCAGATCATATAACACAAGCTGTTTCTATGGAAACAATTGGTAGCACAGACAATGAATTAGATGTATCTGGTAGTCATTTGCATTCAAAgttgaggaaaaaaaaacaTCGCAGTGGAAGTCTTACACGTAAGCCACATCTAAGTGCCTCCAATCTCAATCTAA gaGTATTTAATGGTTTAAAAAAGATGGTTGGCAAGAATAGTGCACCTGAAGATGATAATGTATCTGATAATCAAAGAATTCCTGAAAATTATGATGCATTGCATGCATCAAATAATAAAAGtaccaaaaaaagaaaagttgaaTACTCAGATTCTCAAACTGCAAAGAAAAA GAGGAATTCAGATAAAACTGATAAATCTAAGAAAATGAGACTCAGCTTGGATCGTTTTGTACCAAGGAAATCA aaaattaacGATGAAGGTACCGAAACATATACGGAACGACGGTGGAGTTCCGTTAATGATAAATCTGATTCACAAAGAACACATAGAACATACAGCGATGGTTCATCAcagatgaaattaattttaaaaaataacgaaACGTCAAATGATCTTCATAGAGAGTATAACAACGTTTTCATTGACGCAAACATTAATTTATCGGATGATAATGACGAGCAGGCCTTGTTAGCAAAAAAAAGTGATATTAGTAAATCTCATCCACAAATTAACTTAAATTCAGAAGAATTAAAGATtgcgaataattttgatcaaatGTATTTATACCCGCTAAAGAACAGAGTAACCGTAAATAATCTGGAAACATATTCACGTATTAAAGTCACATCTGTGGACAACGAGTCTGAAGAATATGTTACAATACCGAAaagcgaatatgaggaaattaaaaatagggTTTCAGCGATTGAATCTCGCCTTTCTCAAGAGCTTGGATGCGTGAATGATGAGGAAAAAGATAATTTATCACCACACTCTGTAAAAAAAGTACAAACTGCCTATGAAAAAACTTTAGAAGAAGCTAGTATTGAAAGTACGGTAACAACCGACTATTTAGCTAGGAAACTTGGTAAAGAACTTAAAATTAGAAGATCGGGCGAACATAAAATTATCCGATCTCCAAGTGCTCGAAAAATAGGAAATTTAAGAAGACGATCACAGGAGAGAATGATGAG TAAACGTGTTAAGCGAACTTCTTCGTGGCATATTTCTCATGGATCAGATTTACAGTCGCATGTACAATCTAATCAAGAATTAAATAATGCTTATCTCCATAATGAGAAACATTTTTCACCAAATTATATAAAAGatgatactatatctacttcTTTTTGGGAAGAAGacaaaaatgtaataataaataatgtacgTAAAAAACTTAACAATTCAAGTGCACTTGCATCAAACGACGATTTAAATTATATTGCAACTGAAGCACTTCCAATAAAGAATAGAATACACACGACAGTACGCCGGGTGTCATCTTTCCATGGTAATGAATTTACAAATACAAATACATATTCCgttgaaaaagttgaaaaattgaagaagacAAACAGTCAGcaaagtattattttaaataatacatcTGCCACTAAATCGACTCCGAAATTTGATGGTTGGAGAAAAGCAACTATGTCCTGGAAAGATGCTGAGGGATATTTTACCTCGGCTACCCAAACGAATACCCCGGTTACTCAAACTGGTCGTGCATCGATTGCGAAATTAAGAACTCAAAATGCTGGAATGGTATTAGCTAAAGCTAAATTATTCGATGAATGTACAACAAAAGTATACGGACAAAAtgctattttaaataaaaaaaatgatttactAAGTACAACTAATGATCAGTGTCGAAAGTCGAGCAGAaatgtaaaaaacaaaaactcGAGGCATTCACCTTCTCAAATTATAGTGGAAACAGAAAACGCGACTTCAAATTTGATTCAGAAAGGTGGTAAAACGTGTTATTACATTTCTCAAAATAAGCAACTTAATATGATTTCTAATGCAACAAATCACCAGAAGGAGAATATTACTGTAAAAACACCGCCTTCGGTAAAAAAAGGGTCTCCGTTATTGCAGGAGTCAAGGTTGAGTACGTACAAAGCCGATAGCAATGCACTATGTAAAACTCCACATATTAAGAAACCATTGACTGTAAAAACACCTAAAAGTGCTAAGGCACTAGTAAAAAAGCCTACAGTAGATTCTCGTAGAACGCCTCTAAAGGCTGTTAGTCAGTTAGGAACATCAAAATATCAAAGTCCTAAAAGTATTTTGAAAACAAGAACTGTTCATAGATATACTTAA